In Variovorax paradoxus, a single genomic region encodes these proteins:
- a CDS encoding alkaline phosphatase D family protein produces MERRSFLRGGLFYTVAAAAPVLTACGGGNDGTVIPPFTPPSPAPAPAPAPAEPTGRYTFAQGVASGDPKESSIVFWTRCVRLDAAGANVALRLEVSDNADFSTTVARVDLQATAKFDYTVRAKVTGLAADTRYFFRFVAGSDRSPVGRTRSAPAANSTRKQLRFAWFTCQDWSINHWGALDLMAAEDDLDFTVHVGDYVYETVGAKFQAGVAEPAHTAIKLPNGVALADGSVYANTVDDYRALYRTYRGDPRLQGLHAKFPLIAIWDDHEFSDDCWQDHQTYTNANTQQTARRRSASQAWVEYMPVDFGDVSFDLDNPAYDNIKIYRDFRFGPLLHLVMTDERLYRDDHVISEALVAQQTGADPVNGNSSIGSRYFAPQSTLLQLEAMRTQELGRVPSILGPTQTAWWKNTLKGSTATWKVWGNEVSLSRMWIDMRQAAPAPYNQLYVVNCDAWDGYPAHKADLMGYLKAQNIRNVVAITGDLHAFQCGVIRDLPDPATGTPVMVDFLCAGISSSSFYSYIAAGAKGSPLEALTATPTDFEAVMSGNNPDLVFADHNAQGYASATVTAQEFAVVFSKVRPLGGDGKAPANPLQKRTRIRLAAGTTTPVIEDNV; encoded by the coding sequence ATGGAAAGACGCTCCTTCCTTCGCGGCGGCCTGTTCTACACGGTGGCTGCCGCGGCTCCGGTCCTGACCGCCTGCGGCGGCGGCAATGACGGCACCGTCATTCCGCCCTTTACACCGCCATCTCCCGCGCCTGCACCGGCACCTGCCCCCGCCGAACCGACCGGCCGCTACACCTTCGCGCAAGGCGTGGCCAGCGGCGACCCGAAGGAAAGCAGCATCGTCTTCTGGACGCGTTGCGTGCGCCTCGACGCGGCGGGCGCGAACGTCGCGCTGCGGCTGGAGGTGTCCGACAACGCCGACTTCAGCACGACGGTGGCGCGCGTCGACCTCCAGGCGACAGCCAAGTTCGACTACACGGTGCGCGCCAAGGTCACCGGCCTGGCCGCCGACACGCGCTACTTCTTCCGCTTCGTGGCGGGCAGCGACCGCAGCCCCGTGGGCCGCACGCGCTCCGCCCCCGCCGCGAACAGCACGCGCAAGCAGCTTCGCTTCGCATGGTTCACCTGCCAGGACTGGTCGATCAACCACTGGGGCGCGCTCGACCTGATGGCCGCGGAAGACGACCTCGACTTCACCGTGCACGTGGGCGACTACGTGTACGAGACCGTCGGCGCCAAGTTCCAGGCCGGCGTGGCCGAGCCGGCGCACACCGCGATCAAGCTGCCGAACGGCGTGGCGCTGGCCGACGGCAGCGTGTATGCCAACACGGTGGACGACTACCGCGCCCTGTACCGCACCTACCGCGGCGACCCGCGCCTGCAGGGGCTGCACGCGAAGTTCCCGCTGATCGCGATCTGGGACGACCACGAGTTCTCCGACGACTGCTGGCAAGACCACCAGACCTACACCAACGCCAACACGCAGCAGACCGCGCGCCGCCGCAGCGCGAGCCAGGCCTGGGTCGAATACATGCCGGTGGATTTCGGCGATGTGTCTTTCGACCTCGACAACCCGGCCTACGACAACATCAAGATCTACCGCGACTTCCGTTTCGGCCCGCTGCTGCACCTCGTGATGACCGACGAGCGCCTGTACCGCGACGACCACGTGATCTCGGAAGCGCTGGTCGCCCAGCAGACAGGCGCCGATCCCGTCAACGGCAACAGCTCCATCGGCTCGCGCTACTTCGCGCCGCAAAGCACGCTGCTGCAGCTCGAGGCGATGCGCACGCAGGAGCTGGGCCGCGTGCCGAGCATCCTCGGTCCGACGCAGACCGCGTGGTGGAAGAACACGCTCAAGGGCTCGACCGCCACCTGGAAGGTGTGGGGCAACGAGGTATCGCTCAGCCGCATGTGGATCGACATGCGCCAGGCGGCACCAGCTCCTTACAACCAACTCTATGTGGTCAACTGCGACGCGTGGGACGGCTACCCGGCCCACAAGGCCGACCTGATGGGCTACCTGAAGGCGCAGAACATCCGCAACGTGGTGGCGATCACGGGCGACTTGCATGCCTTCCAGTGCGGCGTGATCCGCGACCTGCCGGACCCGGCGACGGGCACGCCGGTGATGGTCGACTTCCTCTGCGCGGGCATCAGCAGCTCGTCGTTCTACAGCTACATTGCGGCCGGTGCGAAGGGCTCGCCGCTGGAAGCGCTGACCGCCACGCCAACAGACTTCGAGGCGGTGATGAGCGGCAACAACCCCGACCTCGTGTTCGCGGACCACAACGCACAGGGCTATGCAAGCGCCACCGTGACGGCGCAGGAATTCGCGGTGGTGTTCAGCAAGGTGCGGCCGCTGGGCGGCGACGGCAAGGCGCCCGCGAACCCCTTGCAGAAGCGCACGCGCATCCGGCTTGCGGCCGGCACCACGACGCCGGTGATCGAGGACAACGTCTAG
- a CDS encoding low molecular weight protein-tyrosine-phosphatase — MTKPSVLYICTGNICRSPTAHVLLMHKARAAGLDIEVDSAAISDEERGNPPDPRSVAEARRRGIVMHPHRARQVRKDDFERFDLIIGMTTQHCAALRRLAPAGTEGKIHLFSEFADGIEGDVPDPWYGGQKDFIEVFDLIDHGVDGLLAKLQAGEAPGG; from the coding sequence ATGACAAAACCATCCGTCCTCTATATCTGCACCGGCAACATCTGTCGCTCCCCTACGGCCCATGTCCTGCTCATGCACAAGGCCCGCGCAGCCGGCCTCGACATCGAAGTCGACAGCGCCGCCATCTCCGACGAGGAGCGCGGCAATCCGCCCGACCCGCGCTCGGTGGCCGAGGCCAGACGCCGCGGCATCGTGATGCATCCGCATCGCGCGCGCCAAGTGCGCAAGGACGACTTCGAGCGCTTCGACCTGATCATCGGCATGACGACGCAGCATTGCGCCGCGCTTCGCAGGCTCGCGCCTGCGGGCACGGAGGGCAAGATCCACTTGTTCTCCGAGTTCGCCGACGGCATCGAAGGCGACGTGCCCGATCCCTGGTACGGCGGCCAGAAGGACTTCATCGAAGTCTTCGATCTGATCGACCACGGCGTCGACGGCCTGCTCGCGAAGTTGCAGGCCGGCGAAGCGCCGGGCGGCTGA
- a CDS encoding IS5 family transposase: MPNKFNADHRHHIPKMRHFVRNWPEYESGLRNRGSLTFWVTPQAMQLWPAQARSTPGGQSIYSNQAIQTSLMLRLVFGQALRQTEGLMRSIFQLLEIDLKAPDHTTLSRRSMTLKALPRQCALPAGPLHLLIDSTGLKLFGAGEWLQKKHGQKSRRSWRKLHLAVDASTGHIEASVLTGQDVDDPSQVGPLLDQIEHEVASVTADGAYDGEPTYERIAQRDTQIDVIIPPRVTAQPSAQFEAAPTTRDNHLLMIQSLGRLEWQEAYGYGKRALVETTMGRFKAIIGPKLRARDPRGQQAEANAAVAVLNRMLSAGRPNSVRTSAAAV, encoded by the coding sequence ATGCCCAACAAATTCAACGCCGATCACCGCCATCATATTCCGAAGATGCGGCACTTCGTGCGTAACTGGCCCGAATATGAATCGGGACTTCGCAACCGTGGCAGCCTGACGTTCTGGGTTACCCCGCAGGCGATGCAACTCTGGCCAGCCCAAGCGCGCAGCACACCAGGCGGGCAGTCCATCTATTCGAATCAGGCCATCCAAACCAGCCTGATGCTGCGCCTGGTATTTGGCCAAGCCCTGCGACAAACCGAGGGTTTGATGAGGTCGATTTTCCAGCTTCTCGAGATTGATCTGAAGGCCCCCGACCACACTACCTTGAGTCGCCGAAGCATGACCCTCAAGGCTTTGCCACGCCAGTGCGCGCTGCCCGCCGGGCCGCTGCATTTGTTGATCGACAGCACCGGGCTGAAGCTGTTTGGCGCAGGCGAATGGCTGCAGAAAAAGCACGGACAAAAGTCGCGGCGTAGCTGGAGAAAGCTGCACTTGGCAGTGGACGCCAGCACGGGGCACATCGAGGCGTCGGTCTTGACTGGCCAGGATGTCGATGACCCATCTCAGGTTGGTCCACTGCTTGATCAGATCGAGCACGAAGTCGCCTCTGTTACCGCCGACGGCGCCTATGACGGCGAGCCAACCTACGAGCGGATTGCCCAACGCGATACGCAAATCGACGTCATTATTCCACCGCGCGTTACCGCCCAGCCCAGCGCGCAATTCGAGGCAGCGCCGACCACACGCGACAACCACCTGTTGATGATTCAAAGCTTGGGACGGCTGGAGTGGCAAGAGGCCTATGGCTACGGCAAACGTGCGCTGGTGGAAACCACGATGGGTCGCTTCAAGGCCATCATCGGGCCAAAGTTGCGTGCCCGTGATCCACGTGGCCAGCAGGCCGAGGCAAATGCTGCGGTGGCGGTGCTCAACCGCATGCTGAGCGCTGGACGCCCGAACTCCGTCCGCACTTCAGCAGCTGCCGTCTAA
- a CDS encoding Fur family transcriptional regulator produces the protein MAFSETRRAQVPANESFSEQLRSLGIRPTVIRLCVLQTLAESDSEWLGGEEVFRRMLRRGTATGLASVYRVIKELEKVRLVQREWERSLGGARAVHRLRRSQAPEGMVRLRCGGCNASVEVVDEALHEGLVRAAQAHGMSLGGPVTVQLACAQPDCARCDQGSAPVAHAGDTLPQRPAVGHAAPVRLLAM, from the coding sequence ATGGCATTTTCAGAGACGCGCCGAGCGCAGGTGCCGGCGAACGAGAGTTTTTCGGAGCAACTGCGCAGCTTGGGCATCCGGCCCACGGTCATTCGGCTGTGCGTGTTGCAGACGCTGGCGGAAAGCGATTCCGAATGGCTCGGCGGCGAGGAAGTGTTTCGCCGCATGCTCAGGCGCGGCACCGCCACCGGCCTGGCGAGCGTCTACCGCGTGATCAAGGAGCTGGAGAAAGTCAGGCTCGTGCAGCGCGAATGGGAGCGCAGCCTCGGTGGTGCGCGCGCGGTTCACCGGCTGCGGCGCAGCCAGGCGCCCGAAGGCATGGTGCGCCTGCGATGCGGGGGCTGCAACGCGAGCGTCGAGGTGGTCGACGAGGCGTTGCACGAGGGGCTGGTGCGCGCGGCGCAGGCGCATGGCATGTCGCTCGGTGGCCCGGTCACGGTGCAGCTCGCCTGCGCGCAGCCGGACTGCGCGCGTTGCGATCAGGGGTCGGCGCCGGTTGCGCACGCGGGCGACACGCTGCCGCAGCGGCCGGCCGTGGGGCATGCTGCGCCGGTCAGGCTTCTTGCGATGTAG
- a CDS encoding cyclic peptide export ABC transporter, whose amino-acid sequence MQTQPAGAKASDLLRLLKPFTPWIALSSVTGIGAGVATVALLATINEVLSRPGGMAGGLLLTFVALCAVALVGRAISDISNNVVGQRLVAQVRKDLAQKILAAPIDALERYRMHRLMPVLTQDVDMISDVAFMLAATMISLAIALGCLGYLAWLSLPLFGLLVVAMLIGVAVQTWAHGRGIAGFFQSREQEELLHKAYRGISEGAKELRMHRARRAKVYEGQIARTVDNIRDINRRAINTFVLATSFGSALFFLLIALILGWAAWRTTEPVVLSGFVLVLLFIKGPIDQIVGALPHLGRARVAFERIADLSARFATPEPHLHLGSPPTSPPLRNAIELRGVRYAFDTPEGSEAFVLGPVDLQIGRSEIVFIVGDNGSGKTTLIKLLLGLYVPHQGEVVLDGKPVTPETRDDYRQLFTTVFSDFYLFEDLVAGEEGGHQALPETALPYLQRLEIAHKVSVKDGAFSTTDLSTGQRKRLALVHAYLEGRPVLVFDEWAADQDPTFRHLFYTELLPELRAKGHSLVVISHDDRYFHVADRIVHMKAGRVAQDTKAPAQGLAA is encoded by the coding sequence ATGCAAACCCAACCCGCCGGCGCCAAGGCATCCGACCTCCTTCGGCTGCTGAAGCCCTTCACCCCCTGGATCGCGCTCTCCTCCGTCACCGGCATCGGCGCGGGCGTGGCCACCGTGGCGCTGCTGGCGACCATCAACGAGGTGCTCAGCCGGCCCGGCGGCATGGCCGGCGGCCTGCTGCTGACCTTCGTGGCGCTGTGCGCGGTGGCGCTCGTCGGCCGCGCGATCTCCGACATCTCGAACAACGTCGTGGGCCAGCGGCTGGTCGCGCAGGTGCGCAAGGATCTGGCGCAGAAAATTCTTGCGGCGCCCATCGACGCGCTGGAGCGCTACCGCATGCACCGGCTGATGCCGGTGCTCACGCAGGACGTGGACATGATCAGCGACGTGGCCTTCATGCTGGCCGCCACCATGATCTCGCTGGCCATCGCGCTGGGCTGCCTGGGCTACCTCGCCTGGCTGTCGCTGCCGCTGTTCGGCCTGCTGGTGGTGGCGATGCTGATCGGCGTGGCCGTCCAGACCTGGGCCCATGGGCGCGGCATCGCGGGCTTTTTCCAGTCGCGCGAGCAGGAAGAACTGTTGCACAAGGCCTACCGCGGCATCAGCGAAGGCGCCAAGGAACTGCGCATGCACCGTGCCCGCCGCGCCAAGGTGTACGAGGGGCAGATTGCCCGCACCGTCGACAACATCCGCGACATCAACCGCCGCGCGATCAACACCTTCGTGCTGGCCACGTCCTTCGGCTCGGCGCTGTTCTTCCTGCTGATCGCACTGATCCTCGGCTGGGCCGCCTGGCGCACGACCGAGCCGGTGGTGCTCAGCGGCTTCGTGCTCGTGCTGCTGTTCATCAAGGGCCCGATCGACCAGATCGTCGGCGCCCTGCCGCACCTCGGCCGCGCCAGGGTGGCCTTCGAGCGCATCGCCGACCTGTCGGCCCGCTTCGCCACGCCGGAGCCCCACCTGCACCTCGGATCGCCGCCCACGTCGCCGCCGCTGCGCAACGCCATCGAGCTGCGCGGCGTGCGCTACGCCTTCGACACGCCCGAGGGCAGCGAGGCCTTCGTGCTCGGCCCGGTGGACCTGCAGATCGGCCGCAGCGAGATCGTCTTCATCGTCGGCGACAACGGCTCGGGCAAGACCACGCTCATCAAGCTGCTGCTCGGCCTGTACGTACCGCACCAGGGCGAGGTGGTGCTCGACGGCAAGCCCGTCACGCCCGAGACGCGCGACGACTACCGCCAGCTCTTCACCACGGTGTTTTCCGACTTCTACCTGTTCGAGGATCTCGTGGCCGGCGAGGAGGGCGGCCACCAGGCGCTGCCGGAGACCGCGCTGCCCTACCTGCAGCGGCTGGAAATCGCGCACAAGGTGTCGGTGAAGGACGGCGCGTTCAGCACCACCGACCTTTCCACGGGCCAGCGCAAGCGGCTTGCGCTGGTGCACGCGTACCTCGAAGGCCGACCGGTGCTGGTGTTCGACGAATGGGCCGCCGACCAGGACCCGACCTTCCGCCATCTCTTCTACACCGAGCTGCTGCCCGAACTGCGTGCCAAGGGACATTCGCTCGTCGTCATCTCGCACGACGACCGCTACTTCCACGTGGCGGACCGCATCGTCCACATGAAGGCCGGACGCGTCGCGCAGGACACCAAGGCGCCGGCGCAAGGCCTCGCGGCCTGA
- the fhuF gene encoding siderophore-iron reductase FhuF, whose protein sequence is MRGRALSMIPLLAPIFRGEWAAYGEALACAPQPPAGAVRVADLVTDPALLAGLLQAHARHLRMRKPDLRPVASAWSMDYLSALLPPVAAAASLLQHVFPMAPAQVWLTLADGAVPQRFHIPHEGQALAGADTAARYAVLLHEHLAPLFAQLTRLTRIAPKILWGNASRYLEPVLEQGLALSGHAPSIARDLQHLLHQPHWGGDDNPMFTVQRKVVRMHAGAPEPLTLHRQCCLYYLLPEEGYCGACPLAPQFRKTTG, encoded by the coding sequence TTGCGCGGTCGCGCCCTGTCGATGATTCCCCTGCTGGCGCCGATCTTCCGGGGCGAGTGGGCCGCTTATGGCGAAGCGCTGGCGTGCGCGCCGCAGCCGCCGGCCGGCGCCGTGCGGGTGGCCGACCTCGTCACCGACCCGGCGCTGCTTGCCGGCTTGCTGCAGGCGCACGCACGGCACCTGCGGATGCGCAAACCCGACCTGCGCCCGGTGGCATCGGCATGGAGCATGGATTACCTGAGTGCTCTGCTGCCACCGGTGGCCGCGGCGGCCAGCCTGCTGCAGCACGTGTTTCCGATGGCGCCGGCACAGGTCTGGCTGACCCTGGCCGACGGGGCCGTGCCGCAGCGCTTTCATATTCCGCACGAGGGGCAGGCGCTTGCGGGGGCCGACACCGCGGCGCGCTACGCGGTGCTGCTCCACGAGCACCTGGCCCCGCTCTTCGCGCAGCTGACGCGGCTGACGCGAATCGCGCCCAAGATCCTCTGGGGCAACGCGTCGCGCTACCTGGAGCCCGTGCTCGAACAGGGACTGGCGTTGAGCGGCCATGCCCCCTCCATCGCGAGAGACCTGCAGCATCTGTTGCACCAGCCGCACTGGGGCGGCGACGACAACCCGATGTTCACCGTGCAGCGCAAGGTCGTGCGGATGCATGCCGGCGCGCCCGAGCCGCTCACGCTGCACCGGCAGTGCTGCCTTTACTACCTGCTGCCCGAGGAAGGCTATTGCGGCGCGTGCCCGCTGGCGCCGCAATTTCGCAAGACCACCGGCTAA